A section of the Acomys russatus chromosome 10, mAcoRus1.1, whole genome shotgun sequence genome encodes:
- the LOC127194242 gene encoding lactoylglutathione lyase-like, whose protein sequence is MAEPRPASSGLTDEAALGCCSDPDPSTKDFLLQQTMLRVKDPKKSLDFYTRVLVLTLLRKFDFPTMKFSLYFLAYEDKNDIPKDKKERIAWTFSRKATLELTHN, encoded by the coding sequence ATGGCAGAGCCACGGCCCGCATCCAGCGGCCTCACGGATGAAGCCGCCCTCGGCTGCTGCTCTGACCCGGACCCCAGCACCAAGGATTTCCTACTGCAGCAAACAATGCTGCGAGTCAAGGATCCTAAGAAATCCCTGGATTTTTACACGAGGGTTCTTGTATTGACGCTACTTCGGAAGTTTGATTTTCCTACTATGAAGTTTTCACTCTATTTCTTAGCTTATGAGGATAAGAATGACATCCCCaaggataagaaagaaagaatagcatGGACATTCTCCAGAAAAGCTACACTTGAGTTGACACACAACTGA